From Kineosporia succinea, the proteins below share one genomic window:
- a CDS encoding LURP-one-related/scramblase family protein, with protein sequence MYLIKERFFDIGDDFDITDEDGRLVLHVDGKVLSLRGRLVLEDPEGREVASVHRQLISLRETYTITVGDQKAAEVKKKFFTPFGDRFTIDVPGPDDLTMKGDLFDHEYSVERGGREVANVSKRWFKIRDTYAVRIGDGEDHLLILAAVLALDMAGSRKDDD encoded by the coding sequence ATGTACCTGATCAAGGAACGCTTCTTCGACATCGGTGACGACTTCGACATCACCGACGAGGACGGCCGGCTGGTGCTGCACGTCGACGGCAAGGTGCTCAGCCTGCGTGGGCGCCTGGTGCTGGAAGACCCGGAGGGCAGGGAAGTGGCCTCCGTGCACCGGCAGCTGATCTCGTTGCGCGAGACCTATACGATCACGGTGGGCGACCAGAAGGCGGCCGAGGTGAAGAAGAAGTTCTTCACCCCGTTCGGCGACCGGTTCACCATCGACGTGCCCGGGCCCGACGACCTCACCATGAAGGGCGACCTGTTCGACCACGAGTACTCGGTCGAGCGGGGCGGTCGCGAGGTGGCCAACGTGTCCAAGCGCTGGTTCAAGATCCGGGACACCTACGCGGTGCGCATCGGTGACGGCGAGGACCACCTGCTGATCCTCGCCGCCGTGCTGGCCCTGGACATGGCCGGGTCGCGCAAGGACGACGACTAA
- a CDS encoding glycoside hydrolase family 3 N-terminal domain-containing protein — MDTTEAWRDRAVPIAIRVRDLLARMTVEEKAAQLGSRWLGNTPREFGPDSAPMEQAFAASTAVALEQAARHGLGHLTRVYGSAPVSPAQGAAELARQQEVVVAGSRFGIPAIAHEECLTGVTAYGATVYPAAIAWAASFDPDLVGEMAAAIGHDLAGLGVHQGLSPLMDVVRDYRWGRVEETLGEDPYLVAELGSAYVRGLEGAGIVATLKHFAGYAASRAGRNHGPVSAGRRELLDVVLPPFEAAVAAGARSVMHSYNDVDSVPAGVDDWLLTEILREQWGFTGTVVSDYWATPFLALMHKVVPDHAGAAEATLRAGTDVELPDTLCFAHLPDLVRAGRVEEALLDRAVTRVLTQKAELGLLDADRKPAVDPPESLDAPVNRDIARRLADASIILLDPGTALPIGEPPSRMLVVGPCADDARTFMGCYAFPNHVLPKFPEHAGGLGIPIPTALDALRAEFPGTELSFEVGCDVMGDDPSGIPAAVTAAAGADLVVAFVGDRAGMFGGGTSGEGCDVDDLRLPGRQEELVTRLLDTGTPVVVVVVSGRPYALGDLASRTAGLVQAFMPGAEGGAALAGVLSGRIDPGGRLPVQIPRRPGGQPFTYLQPPLGEPSTISSVDTTPLFPFGHGLSYHPLELGEFSIDREEVDTAGEIEVRCVVRNPHEVPGSEVVQLYLSDPVASVVRPVRWLAGFARVRLEAGESAEVVFRVHADRTALVDRDLRRVVEPGEIEVAVGTSSRDLPHHGPVRLTGPRRVVGHDRELRTPVRIAVL, encoded by the coding sequence GTGGATACAACCGAAGCCTGGCGCGACAGGGCGGTCCCGATCGCGATCCGGGTGCGTGACCTGCTGGCCCGGATGACCGTCGAGGAGAAGGCGGCCCAGCTCGGCAGCCGCTGGCTGGGCAACACGCCCCGCGAGTTCGGCCCCGACAGCGCGCCGATGGAGCAGGCCTTCGCCGCCTCCACCGCCGTTGCGCTGGAGCAGGCCGCCCGGCACGGCCTCGGGCACCTGACGCGGGTCTACGGCAGTGCCCCGGTGAGCCCGGCACAGGGTGCGGCCGAGCTGGCCCGACAGCAGGAGGTGGTCGTCGCGGGCTCGCGGTTCGGCATCCCGGCGATCGCCCACGAAGAGTGCCTGACCGGTGTGACTGCTTACGGGGCAACGGTTTACCCGGCCGCGATCGCCTGGGCGGCGAGTTTCGACCCGGACCTGGTCGGGGAGATGGCCGCGGCCATCGGTCACGATCTCGCGGGTCTGGGTGTGCACCAGGGGCTTTCACCACTGATGGACGTGGTGCGCGACTACCGCTGGGGGCGCGTCGAGGAGACGCTCGGGGAAGACCCGTACCTGGTCGCCGAGCTCGGCAGTGCCTACGTGCGCGGGCTCGAGGGAGCCGGGATCGTGGCCACCCTCAAGCATTTCGCCGGGTACGCGGCCTCGCGGGCCGGGCGCAACCACGGGCCGGTCTCGGCCGGCCGGCGGGAACTGCTCGACGTGGTGCTGCCGCCGTTCGAGGCCGCCGTCGCCGCCGGTGCCCGTTCGGTGATGCACTCCTACAACGACGTCGACTCGGTGCCGGCCGGCGTCGACGACTGGCTGCTCACCGAGATCCTGCGTGAGCAGTGGGGTTTCACCGGTACGGTGGTCTCGGACTACTGGGCCACGCCGTTCCTCGCGCTGATGCACAAGGTGGTTCCCGACCACGCCGGGGCCGCCGAGGCCACCCTGCGTGCGGGCACCGACGTGGAGCTGCCCGACACCCTCTGCTTCGCGCACCTGCCCGACCTGGTGCGTGCGGGCCGGGTCGAGGAGGCCCTGCTCGACCGGGCCGTCACCCGGGTGCTCACGCAGAAGGCCGAGCTCGGCCTGCTCGACGCCGATCGCAAGCCCGCGGTGGACCCGCCCGAGTCCCTCGACGCACCCGTGAACCGCGACATCGCCCGCCGGCTGGCCGACGCGTCCATCATTCTTCTCGACCCGGGCACCGCCCTGCCGATCGGCGAGCCCCCCTCGCGCATGCTCGTGGTCGGCCCCTGTGCCGACGACGCCCGCACCTTCATGGGCTGCTACGCCTTCCCCAACCACGTGCTGCCCAAGTTTCCCGAGCACGCCGGGGGCCTGGGCATCCCGATCCCCACCGCGCTCGACGCGCTGCGGGCCGAGTTCCCCGGCACCGAGCTCTCTTTCGAGGTCGGCTGCGACGTGATGGGCGACGACCCGAGCGGCATTCCGGCGGCCGTCACCGCCGCGGCGGGGGCCGACCTGGTCGTCGCCTTCGTGGGCGACCGGGCGGGGATGTTCGGTGGTGGGACGTCCGGCGAGGGCTGCGACGTCGACGACCTGCGCCTCCCGGGGCGGCAGGAAGAACTGGTGACGCGTCTGCTCGACACCGGCACGCCGGTGGTCGTGGTCGTGGTGTCGGGCCGGCCGTACGCGCTCGGCGACCTGGCGTCCCGCACCGCCGGGCTGGTGCAGGCGTTCATGCCCGGTGCCGAGGGAGGCGCCGCGCTGGCCGGGGTGCTGTCCGGGCGCATCGATCCGGGAGGCCGGCTGCCGGTGCAGATCCCGCGCCGCCCGGGCGGCCAGCCCTTCACCTACCTGCAGCCCCCGCTCGGCGAGCCCAGCACTATCAGCAGCGTCGACACCACGCCGCTGTTCCCCTTCGGCCACGGGCTCTCGTACCACCCCCTCGAACTGGGCGAGTTCTCGATCGACCGGGAAGAGGTGGACACCGCGGGCGAGATCGAGGTGAGGTGCGTCGTCCGCAATCCGCACGAGGTCCCCGGGAGCGAGGTCGTGCAGCTCTACCTGAGCGACCCGGTGGCCTCGGTCGTGCGGCCGGTGCGCTGGCTGGCCGGGTTCGCCCGGGTGCGGCTGGAGGCGGGGGAGTCGGCCGAGGTGGTGTTCCGGGTGCACGCGGACCGCACCGCCCTGGTCGACCGTGACCTGCGGCGGGTGGTGGAACCGGGCGAGATCGAGGTGGCCGTGGGCACGTCGTCGCGCGACCTGCCGCACCACGGCCCGGTTCGCCTGACCGGACCGCGCCGGGTGGTCGGCCATGATCGGGAACTGCGCACTCCGGTCCGGATCGCGGTGTTGTAG
- a CDS encoding putative bifunctional diguanylate cyclase/phosphodiesterase, whose product MAVAPAMPWAQATGRPRRGRHRLPDQQASKPEPLSGWAKAILADIAVPAVTMSPEMRVSELDDWFKGNPRATTIVVPLLTGPIVVDRAWFDRWVASALGYGRSVYKRMTLADLDDVTSIFLPADTTIDAAAAVVTDEAPGEEASVSTVGVIAPDGTLMTVSVTTLFRALSYSYAYQARHDVLTGLPNRASLMEWMRGHDAQSGDLTVLYIDLDRFKDVNDSLGHAVGDQVLRLFAERLQNIARPDDRVARLGGDEFAMVLAGVLTSEESRGVAERIVHEASMPFSVTVDHGDGQQVEAVASIGASVGVAGADSVMSGVSLEDLVSQADLAMFQSKAHGRGKVTHFDAEVLATRGSQAELRARHHMERRLRLAIANGDLRLHYQPLAEVASNRIVGAEALARWADDELGPVAPTEFIKLAEETGLIIDLGRWALNTACREAATWPMFESVDGIRRRMKVTVNVSAVQLSQPSFVRDVADALVDSGLLPRTLCLEITETAVIGDMHATAKNLQEVRDLGVTVALDDFGTGYSSLTMLRDLPADVVKIDKSFIDKIAVEASTDSVLARLVIETAHSLGMSVCAEGVETNEQAERLADMGCDTLQGWLISKPLSGSEAFTEWLPTAVLPEALGPR is encoded by the coding sequence GTGGCGGTGGCGCCAGCCATGCCGTGGGCCCAGGCGACCGGCCGACCTCGGAGAGGGCGGCACCGGCTGCCCGACCAGCAGGCGTCCAAGCCGGAACCCCTGTCCGGGTGGGCGAAAGCCATCCTGGCCGACATCGCCGTTCCCGCCGTGACCATGTCGCCCGAGATGCGGGTCTCCGAGCTCGACGACTGGTTCAAGGGCAACCCCCGCGCGACCACGATCGTCGTGCCGCTGCTCACCGGCCCGATCGTGGTCGACCGCGCCTGGTTCGACCGCTGGGTGGCGAGTGCCCTCGGCTACGGGCGCTCGGTCTACAAGCGCATGACCCTGGCCGACCTCGACGACGTGACCAGCATCTTCCTGCCCGCCGACACCACCATCGACGCGGCCGCGGCCGTGGTCACCGACGAGGCGCCGGGCGAGGAGGCGTCGGTCAGCACGGTCGGCGTGATCGCCCCCGACGGCACGCTGATGACGGTCTCGGTGACCACCCTGTTCCGCGCGCTCTCGTACAGCTACGCCTACCAGGCCCGCCACGACGTCCTCACCGGGCTGCCCAACCGGGCCTCGCTGATGGAGTGGATGCGCGGCCACGACGCGCAGTCCGGCGACCTGACCGTGCTCTACATCGACCTCGACCGGTTCAAGGACGTCAACGACAGCCTCGGTCACGCCGTCGGCGACCAGGTCCTGAGGCTTTTCGCCGAACGGCTCCAGAACATCGCCCGCCCGGACGACCGCGTCGCCCGGCTGGGTGGCGACGAGTTCGCCATGGTGCTGGCCGGGGTGCTGACGTCCGAGGAGTCGCGCGGCGTCGCCGAGCGCATCGTGCACGAGGCCTCGATGCCGTTCAGCGTCACGGTCGACCACGGTGACGGCCAGCAGGTCGAGGCCGTCGCCAGCATCGGCGCCAGTGTCGGCGTGGCCGGGGCCGACTCGGTGATGTCCGGGGTCAGCCTCGAGGACCTGGTGTCCCAGGCCGACCTGGCGATGTTCCAGTCCAAGGCCCACGGCCGGGGAAAGGTCACCCACTTCGACGCCGAGGTGCTGGCCACCCGCGGCTCGCAGGCCGAGCTGCGCGCCCGGCACCACATGGAGCGGCGCCTGCGTCTGGCCATCGCCAACGGTGACCTGCGCCTGCACTACCAGCCGCTGGCCGAGGTGGCGAGCAACCGCATCGTCGGCGCCGAGGCGCTGGCCCGCTGGGCCGACGACGAGCTCGGGCCGGTGGCCCCGACCGAGTTCATCAAGCTCGCCGAGGAGACCGGGCTGATCATCGACCTGGGCCGGTGGGCGCTCAACACCGCCTGCCGGGAGGCCGCGACCTGGCCGATGTTCGAGTCGGTCGACGGCATCCGGCGGCGCATGAAGGTCACCGTGAACGTGTCGGCCGTGCAGCTGTCGCAGCCCTCGTTCGTGCGGGACGTCGCCGACGCCCTGGTCGACTCCGGCCTGCTGCCGCGCACGCTGTGCCTGGAGATCACCGAGACCGCGGTGATCGGTGACATGCACGCCACCGCCAAGAACCTGCAGGAGGTACGCGATCTCGGGGTCACCGTGGCCCTCGACGACTTCGGCACCGGCTACTCGTCCCTGACGATGCTGCGCGACCTGCCCGCCGACGTGGTCAAGATCGACAAGTCGTTCATCGACAAGATCGCCGTGGAGGCCTCCACCGACAGCGTGCTCGCCCGCCTGGTCATCGAGACCGCCCACTCGCTGGGCATGAGCGTGTGCGCCGAAGGGGTGGAGACCAACGAGCAGGCCGAGCGCCTGGCCGACATGGGGTGCGACACCCTGCAGGGCTGGCTGATCTCCAAGCCGCTCTCCGGGTCCGAAGCGTTCACCGAGTGGCTGCCCACCGCCGTGCTGCCCGAAGCCCTGGGGCCGCGGTAA
- a CDS encoding carbohydrate ABC transporter permease — protein MTTTLSGERTARTTTTSSGTARKLLRWNWLGGLAGWFWLLVVIIPIYWIALTSIKTRANYYTTNPLLPPGEISLENYRFVLDSGFTRYFTNTVIVTLGAVVPAVIISFMAAFAIVRAGDGRFLRGVNTLFLAGLAIPLQAVIIPVYLIIIKLQLYDTLLAIILPSIAFAIPLTVLILVNFIRDVPKELFESMRLDGASEWRTAWSLAFPLTRPALVTVGIYNALTIWNGFLLPLVLTTEPTMRTLPLALWSFQGQYGVNVPAVAAAVVLTTLPILALYAIGRRQLLSGLTAGFGR, from the coding sequence GTGACCACCACCCTGTCCGGTGAGCGGACCGCCCGGACGACCACCACGTCCTCCGGCACCGCCCGAAAACTGTTGCGCTGGAACTGGCTCGGTGGGCTCGCGGGCTGGTTCTGGCTGCTGGTGGTGATCATCCCGATCTACTGGATCGCGCTGACCAGCATCAAGACCCGGGCCAACTACTACACCACCAACCCGCTCCTGCCCCCCGGTGAGATCTCCCTCGAGAACTACCGTTTCGTGCTGGACTCGGGGTTCACGCGGTACTTCACCAACACCGTGATCGTGACGCTGGGCGCGGTGGTGCCGGCGGTGATCATCTCGTTCATGGCCGCGTTCGCGATCGTGCGGGCCGGTGACGGGCGCTTCCTGCGCGGCGTGAACACGCTGTTCCTGGCCGGGCTGGCGATCCCGCTGCAGGCGGTGATCATCCCGGTCTACCTGATCATCATCAAGCTGCAGCTGTACGACACCCTGCTGGCGATCATCCTGCCCTCGATCGCCTTCGCCATCCCGCTGACCGTGCTGATCCTGGTCAACTTCATCCGCGACGTGCCCAAGGAGCTGTTCGAGTCGATGCGGCTCGACGGCGCCAGCGAATGGAGAACGGCCTGGTCACTGGCCTTTCCGCTGACCCGGCCGGCGCTGGTGACGGTGGGCATCTACAACGCGCTGACGATCTGGAACGGGTTCCTGCTGCCGCTGGTGCTCACGACGGAGCCGACCATGCGCACGCTGCCCCTGGCCCTCTGGTCGTTCCAGGGCCAGTACGGCGTCAACGTGCCGGCCGTGGCGGCGGCGGTCGTCCTGACCACCCTGCCCATCCTCGCGCTGTACGCGATCGGGCGCCGTCAGCTGCTGAGCGGACTCACGGCCGGGTTCGGGCGCTGA
- a CDS encoding extracellular solute-binding protein → MKTSRRNFLTFALGVPIAGATLAACGSSGPGTENGGGGKGSGGTYWYLSVDPNETIRRNSLDRFNKAKPDEAIKGNAFQNDAYKEKIRVAIGAGNAPTVIWGWGGGGLASWVEAGAVEDLTSWFDENPDQKERRFASALAPAMVDGKFYAVPAESVTPIVLFWNKKVFADAGLQPPTSWEDMLALVPQFVDKDITPFALAGQSRWTNMMWLEFLFDRIGGPEVFQAIFEKKPDAWSDPAAIKAMTELQKLVKAGGFGKGFASITADTNADQALLTSGRAAMMLHGAWTYGSMKEEGGDFVKNGDLGYMNFPPVAGGTGDPSNTYGNPGQYYSLSSKATDEQKKAAKDFFSTQVLSDAEQSDWVNMAGQVPIVVGVDAKFKGLEDEAWLQFVYDTASKAKVFSQSWDQALGPVAAEPMLANIAKLFGLAITPEQFAQSMNKELAK, encoded by the coding sequence ATGAAGACGTCCCGACGCAATTTCCTGACCTTCGCGCTCGGCGTCCCGATCGCCGGCGCCACTCTCGCGGCCTGCGGAAGTTCCGGTCCCGGCACCGAGAACGGCGGCGGCGGAAAGGGTTCGGGCGGCACCTACTGGTACCTGTCCGTCGACCCGAACGAAACCATCCGCAGGAACTCGCTCGACCGGTTCAACAAGGCCAAGCCGGACGAGGCGATCAAGGGCAACGCGTTCCAGAACGACGCCTACAAGGAGAAGATCCGGGTCGCGATCGGGGCCGGCAACGCCCCCACGGTGATCTGGGGATGGGGCGGCGGCGGCCTGGCCAGCTGGGTCGAGGCCGGGGCGGTCGAGGACCTGACGTCGTGGTTCGACGAGAACCCGGACCAGAAGGAGCGGCGGTTCGCCTCCGCCCTGGCACCCGCCATGGTCGACGGAAAGTTCTACGCGGTGCCGGCCGAGTCGGTCACCCCGATCGTGTTGTTCTGGAACAAGAAGGTTTTCGCCGACGCCGGGCTGCAGCCACCCACCTCCTGGGAGGACATGCTGGCCCTGGTGCCGCAGTTCGTGGACAAGGACATCACCCCGTTCGCCCTGGCCGGTCAGTCGCGCTGGACCAACATGATGTGGCTGGAGTTCCTCTTCGACCGGATCGGCGGGCCCGAGGTCTTCCAGGCCATCTTCGAGAAGAAGCCGGACGCCTGGTCGGACCCGGCCGCGATCAAGGCCATGACCGAACTGCAGAAGCTGGTCAAGGCGGGGGGTTTCGGCAAGGGCTTCGCCTCGATCACCGCCGACACCAACGCCGACCAGGCTCTGCTCACCTCCGGCCGGGCGGCCATGATGCTGCACGGCGCCTGGACCTACGGGTCGATGAAGGAGGAGGGTGGCGACTTCGTCAAGAACGGCGACCTCGGCTACATGAACTTCCCGCCGGTCGCCGGTGGCACCGGCGACCCGAGCAACACGTACGGCAACCCGGGCCAGTACTACTCGCTCTCGTCCAAGGCCACCGACGAGCAGAAGAAGGCCGCCAAGGACTTCTTCAGCACCCAGGTGCTCTCCGACGCCGAGCAGAGCGACTGGGTGAACATGGCCGGTCAGGTGCCGATCGTGGTCGGGGTGGACGCCAAGTTCAAGGGCCTGGAGGACGAGGCCTGGCTGCAGTTCGTCTACGACACCGCCAGCAAGGCCAAGGTCTTCTCGCAGTCGTGGGACCAGGCCCTCGGCCCGGTCGCGGCCGAGCCGATGCTCGCCAACATCGCCAAGCTGTTCGGACTCGCCATCACGCCCGAGCAGTTCGCCCAGAGCATGAACAAAGAACTCGCCAAGTGA
- a CDS encoding LacI family DNA-binding transcriptional regulator, with the protein MDSSTNGVKPGRATLATIAEAAGVSIATVSKVVNGRQDVSPGTRAMVEDLLRQHYYTGRGGSRQPCVEVVFAGPLAAYSNEVMEGVLQAAAEPGVAIMLSKGRIGSTPTAWALGVAKAGRSAVISVSNEMAEEDATALARAGVPLVVIDPLTPAGADVISVGSTNYFGGISAAEHLLSLGHTRLAYLGGGADAGCNQARWQGFRSTLEAAGHPVTPDRVRHGTFRYAWGVAGGEQLLALESPPTAVFAGSDEIALGLIEACRRRGVRVPEDLSVVGFDDTQLAEICSPPLTVVRQPLREMGSVALRTALRLAAGAAVDSHHVELATSLVVRASSAPPSSSARVP; encoded by the coding sequence GTGGACAGCTCGACTAACGGCGTGAAGCCGGGGCGGGCGACCCTGGCCACCATCGCGGAGGCGGCCGGCGTCTCGATCGCCACCGTCTCGAAGGTGGTCAACGGGCGCCAGGACGTCTCCCCCGGCACCCGGGCGATGGTCGAGGACCTGCTCCGGCAGCACTACTACACCGGGCGCGGCGGCAGCCGGCAGCCCTGCGTGGAAGTGGTGTTCGCCGGGCCGCTGGCGGCCTACAGCAACGAGGTGATGGAAGGAGTGCTGCAGGCCGCCGCCGAACCGGGCGTGGCGATCATGCTGAGCAAGGGCCGGATCGGCTCGACGCCCACCGCCTGGGCGCTGGGCGTGGCCAAGGCCGGGCGCAGCGCGGTGATCAGCGTGAGCAACGAGATGGCGGAGGAAGACGCGACCGCCCTGGCCCGCGCCGGGGTGCCGCTCGTGGTCATCGACCCGCTGACCCCGGCCGGGGCCGACGTGATCAGCGTCGGCTCGACGAACTACTTCGGCGGCATCAGCGCGGCCGAGCACCTGCTCTCGCTCGGCCACACCCGCCTGGCCTACCTCGGCGGCGGTGCCGACGCGGGCTGCAACCAGGCGCGGTGGCAGGGTTTTCGCAGCACGCTGGAGGCGGCCGGGCACCCGGTCACGCCGGATCGGGTGCGGCACGGCACCTTCCGCTACGCGTGGGGGGTGGCCGGTGGTGAGCAGCTGCTGGCGCTGGAGAGCCCACCCACCGCGGTGTTCGCCGGCAGCGACGAGATCGCCCTCGGGCTGATCGAGGCCTGCCGGCGGCGCGGGGTGCGGGTGCCGGAAGACCTCAGCGTGGTCGGGTTCGACGACACCCAGCTGGCCGAGATCTGCTCACCGCCGCTGACCGTGGTGCGGCAGCCGCTGCGCGAGATGGGGAGCGTGGCCCTGCGCACGGCGCTGCGGCTGGCGGCCGGGGCGGCGGTGGACTCGCACCACGTGGAGCTGGCGACGAGCCTGGTGGTGCGGGCGTCGTCGGCGCCACCGTCCTCCTCGGCGCGGGTGCCGTAG
- a CDS encoding carbohydrate ABC transporter permease: MALPALLMFVAFAVVPLVGVLALSFTSWDGLGAIRPSGLDSWQEVLKDPNLPHSLWVTFEIMALSWAFQTPISLLIGVFLASRERYRGFLAVIYFIPLLLSQAAIALTFKALLDPNFGLGPGLDIDWLVQDWLGNRTLALCTVVFVVSWQFIPFHSLIYQGAVRQIPVSLYEAAQLDGAGRLRQFWNITLPQLKNTIITSSTLMVVGSLTFFDLIWVLTAGGPADATRALALDMYIRGFRASSMGPASAIAVILVVTGLLLAMLLRRLGGGRETTSQLEGM, from the coding sequence ATGGCGTTGCCGGCCCTGCTGATGTTCGTGGCGTTCGCCGTGGTCCCCCTGGTCGGGGTACTGGCCCTCAGCTTCACCTCGTGGGACGGCCTGGGTGCCATCCGTCCCAGCGGCCTCGACAGCTGGCAGGAGGTGCTGAAAGACCCGAACCTGCCGCACTCGCTGTGGGTGACGTTCGAGATCATGGCGTTGTCGTGGGCCTTCCAGACGCCGATCAGCCTGCTCATCGGGGTGTTCCTGGCCTCCCGCGAGCGGTACCGGGGCTTCCTGGCCGTCATCTACTTCATCCCGCTGCTGCTCAGCCAGGCCGCCATCGCGCTCACCTTCAAGGCGCTGCTCGACCCCAACTTCGGGCTGGGCCCCGGCCTGGACATCGACTGGCTGGTGCAGGACTGGCTGGGCAACCGCACGCTGGCGCTCTGCACGGTCGTGTTCGTGGTGTCGTGGCAGTTCATCCCGTTCCACTCGCTGATCTACCAGGGGGCGGTGCGGCAGATCCCGGTCTCGCTCTACGAGGCCGCGCAGCTCGACGGCGCGGGCCGGCTGCGGCAGTTCTGGAACATCACCCTGCCGCAGCTGAAGAACACCATCATCACGTCGTCCACGCTGATGGTCGTCGGGTCGCTGACCTTCTTCGACCTGATCTGGGTGCTGACCGCCGGCGGCCCCGCCGACGCCACGCGAGCCCTGGCCCTGGACATGTACATCCGCGGTTTCCGGGCCAGTTCGATGGGCCCGGCGAGCGCGATCGCGGTCATCCTGGTCGTGACCGGCCTGCTGCTGGCGATGCTGCTGCGGCGGCTCGGCGGCGGCCGCGAGACCACCAGCCAGCTCGAGGGGATGTGA
- a CDS encoding putative bifunctional diguanylate cyclase/phosphodiesterase: MTTPVLTQTVSLGDIAEPAVSMPASMRVTELDDWFRRNPQAPCVVVRMRSGPVVLDRSWFERWITGKLGFGRAVHSRLTLGRLSGVPHLVVPAHTGIAEAAGVVSEETDQTLISNVGVLMPDGEVMTVGVTTLFRALSRDYAHQARHDPLTGLPNRASLMEWVARPDEQESEVTVLYVDLDRFKDINDGLGHAVGDQVLREFADRLRRIARSGDRVVRLGGDEFALILRGTLTAGASRAVAERIVHEASLPFGVLVDHGGEHTPVPTSVSIGASVGVAGLDSMPLGGPGVRLDDLVSQADLAMFQAKAHGRGRVTYFDPQLVAAPGRLEELRARHHMERRLRSSIGSGALSLAYQPLAGVASNRILGAEALARWNDEELGPVSPVDFITVAEETGLIIDLGRWVLRTACFEAATWPPVRHPDGSLRRLKVTVNISPVQIEQPSFFREVLEALTDSGLPPQSLCLEITETAVIGDLEVTAQLLREIRGLGVTIALDDFGTGYSSLTMLRDLPADVVKIDKSFIDRVTDSSTDHVLTKLVVETAHSLGMRVCAEGVETAEQARQLTAMGCDVLQGWLISRPRPGSAALVEWLRSRA; this comes from the coding sequence ATGACCACTCCGGTACTCACCCAGACGGTGTCCTTGGGAGACATCGCCGAGCCCGCCGTGAGCATGCCGGCCTCGATGCGCGTCACCGAACTCGACGACTGGTTCCGCCGCAACCCGCAGGCCCCCTGTGTGGTGGTGCGGATGCGCAGCGGCCCGGTGGTGCTCGACCGGTCGTGGTTCGAGCGCTGGATCACCGGCAAGCTCGGGTTCGGGCGCGCCGTGCACAGCCGCCTGACCCTCGGAAGGCTCAGCGGCGTCCCGCATCTCGTGGTTCCCGCGCACACCGGGATCGCCGAGGCCGCGGGAGTGGTCAGCGAGGAGACCGACCAGACGCTGATCTCGAACGTCGGTGTGCTGATGCCCGACGGCGAGGTCATGACGGTCGGCGTCACCACCCTGTTCCGCGCGCTCTCGCGCGACTACGCCCACCAGGCCCGGCACGACCCGCTGACCGGCCTGCCCAACCGGGCGTCGCTGATGGAGTGGGTCGCACGGCCGGACGAGCAGGAGTCCGAGGTCACCGTGCTGTACGTCGACCTCGACCGGTTCAAGGACATCAACGACGGCCTCGGTCACGCCGTCGGTGACCAGGTGCTGCGTGAGTTCGCCGACCGGCTGCGGCGGATCGCCCGCTCCGGCGACCGCGTGGTGCGTCTCGGTGGCGACGAGTTCGCGCTGATCCTGAGGGGCACGCTCACCGCCGGGGCGTCGCGGGCGGTGGCCGAGCGGATCGTGCACGAGGCCTCGCTGCCCTTCGGCGTGCTGGTCGACCACGGCGGCGAGCACACCCCGGTCCCGACCTCGGTGTCGATCGGCGCCAGCGTCGGCGTGGCCGGGCTGGACTCAATGCCGCTGGGCGGCCCCGGGGTTCGCCTCGACGACCTGGTCTCCCAGGCCGACCTGGCGATGTTCCAGGCCAAGGCGCACGGACGCGGGCGGGTCACCTACTTCGACCCGCAGCTGGTGGCGGCCCCCGGCCGGCTCGAGGAACTGCGGGCCCGGCACCACATGGAACGGCGGCTGCGCTCGTCGATCGGCTCGGGCGCGCTCAGCCTGGCCTACCAGCCGCTGGCCGGCGTCGCGAGCAACCGCATCCTCGGCGCCGAGGCCCTGGCCCGCTGGAACGACGAGGAACTCGGCCCGGTCTCCCCGGTCGACTTCATCACCGTGGCCGAGGAGACCGGCCTGATCATCGACCTGGGCCGCTGGGTGCTGCGCACGGCCTGTTTCGAGGCCGCGACCTGGCCGCCGGTGCGCCACCCGGACGGTTCACTGCGGCGGCTCAAGGTCACCGTGAACATCTCGCCCGTGCAGATCGAGCAGCCCAGCTTCTTCCGCGAGGTGCTCGAGGCCCTCACCGACTCCGGCCTGCCCCCGCAGTCGCTGTGCCTGGAGATCACCGAGACCGCGGTGATCGGCGACCTGGAGGTCACCGCCCAGCTGCTGCGCGAGATCCGGGGCCTGGGTGTCACCATCGCCCTCGACGACTTCGGCACCGGCTACTCGTCCCTGACGATGCTGCGCGACCTGCCGGCCGACGTGGTGAAGATCGACAAGTCGTTCATCGACCGGGTGACCGACTCGTCCACCGACCACGTGCTCACGAAACTCGTGGTGGAGACGGCCCACTCGCTGGGCATGCGGGTCTGCGCCGAAGGGGTGGAGACCGCCGAGCAGGCGCGGCAGCTCACCGCCATGGGCTGCGACGTGCTGCAGGGGTGGCTGATCTCCCGGCCGAGGCCGGGATCGGCGGCCCTGGTCGAGTGGTTGCGCTCGCGGGCGTGA